Proteins co-encoded in one Prunus persica cultivar Lovell chromosome G6, Prunus_persica_NCBIv2, whole genome shotgun sequence genomic window:
- the LOC18775490 gene encoding dirigent protein 22 — protein sequence MAKTPSSILATQFIILSLLSSFAIILVQGEDQGFVRSLDPKLLGLKKEKLSHFRFYWHDIYSGKNPSAVGVVRAPTNSSTLFGSVSMIDDPLTQGPELSSKLWGRAQGFYASASQQEVGLLMAMNFHFIEGKYNGSTVSVLGRNQVFNKVREMPIIGGSGLFRFARGYVEARTHSFTPNTGDAIVEYNVYVLHY from the coding sequence ATGGCCAAAACACCTTCTTCCATCTTGGCTACCCAGTTCataattctctctcttctttcttcatttgCCATAATTTTGGTCCAAGGAGAAGATCAAGGTTTTGTGAGATCCCTGGACCCCAAGCTTTTGGGGCTCAAGAAAGAGAAGCTGAGCCACTTTAGGTTTTACTGGCATGACATTTACAGTGGTAAAAATCCCAGTGCAGTAGGAGTTGTGAGAGCACCCACCAATTCATCAACCCTATTTGGTTCAGTTAGCATGATTGATGATCCTCTGACTCAAGGCCCTGAGTTGAGCTCAAAATTGTGGGGAAGGGCTCAAGGGTTCTATGCATCTGCCTCACAGCAAGAAGTAGGCCTTCTGATGGCtatgaattttcatttcattgaaGGCAAATACAATGGAAGCACCGTATCTGTGCTGGGAAGGAACCAAGTTTTCAACAAGGTGAGGGAGATGCCTATCATTGGAGGCAGTGGGCTTTTCAGGTTTGCAAGGGGTTATGTTGAAGCAAGAACTCACTCGTTCACTCCAAATACTGGAGATGCCATAGTTGAGTATAATGTCTATGTGCTGCATTATTGA
- the LOC18773216 gene encoding dirigent protein 22 — protein sequence MARISPILAFQLIISSLFSSFAMIPVSGENRGFVGSIDPKLFGLQEEKLTHIQLYWHDLLNGPQPSAIDVVPSSTKSPTNYGLVRMFDNALTEGPELSSELVARAQGFYASAARKGLSKLMVQNFAFVKGQFNGSTINLIGRNSILNKVRELPVVGGSGVFRLARGYALATTHTGDATVEYNIYVLHY from the coding sequence ATGGCTAGAATTTCTCCTATCCTAGCTTTCCAACTCATAATTTCctccctcttctcttcctttgccATGATCCCAGTTTCTGGGGAAAATCGTGGGTTTGTAGGAAGCATTGACCCTAAGCTTTTTGGACTGCAAGAAGAAAAGCTCACCCACATTCAATTATATTGGCATGACCTTCTTAATGGGCCTCAACCTTCTGCCATAGATGTGGTGCCTTCATCCACCAAGTCACCAACAAATTATGGGTTAGTGAGAATGTTTGATAATGCCCTAACCGAAGGACCTGAATTGAGCTCAGAATTGGTGGCAAGGGCTCAAGGGTTTTATGCATCTGCAGCACGAAAGGGGCTTAGCAAGTTGATGGTTCAGAACTTTGCTTTTGTCAAAGGTCAGTTTAATGGCAGCACCATAAATTTGATTGGAAGAAATTCAATTTTGAACAAGGTAAGGGAGCTGCCTGTGGTTGGTGGAAGCGGAGTTTTCAGGCTTGCTAGGGGTTATGCTTTAGCAACAACTCACACTGGTGATGCAACGGTGGAGTACAATATCTATGTGTTGCATTACTGA
- the LOC18773070 gene encoding dirigent protein 19: MVKNNSGPELSSELVARAQGFYASAAQKELSKLMVQNFAFVQGQFNGSTISLLGRNSIFNKVRELPVVGGSGAFRFARGYAEATTHTFDGTTTGDATVEYNIYVLHYY; encoded by the exons ATGGTAAAAAACAACTCAG GACCTGAATTGAGCTCAGAATTGGTGGCAAGGGCTCAAGGGTTTTATGCATCTGCAGCACAAAAGGAGCTTAGCAAGTTGATGGTTCAGAACTTTGCTTTTGTCCAAGGTCAGTTTAATGGCAGCACCATAAGTTTGCTAGGaagaaattcaattttcaacaaGGTAAGGGAGCTGCCTGTGGTTGGTGGAAGCGGGGCTTTCAGGTTTGCTAGGGGTTATGCTGAGGCAACAACTCACACTTTTGATGGCACAACCACCGGTGATGCTACGGTGGAGTACAATATCTATGTGTTGCATTATTATTGA
- the LOC18774385 gene encoding uncharacterized protein LOC18774385 produces the protein MDRDYNYYSYWDYFSIPLHLCFFISILVFILGFTWYINYESMFEDLMTQVKLFLMLVPLLLLLVVHCLSGGLSFFLPFPEKDSLHRAGGSPWGVGLVLVFLLIMISYQSSFHERWFPLLSR, from the coding sequence ATGGATAGGGACTACAACTATTATTCTTACTGGGACTACTTCTCCATCCCTCTCCACCTTTGCTTCTTCATTTCCATCCTCGTCTTCATCTTGGGCTTCACATGGTACATCAACTACGAGTCAATGTTTGAGGATTTGATGACTCAGGTCAAACTCTTCCTCATGCTTGTTCcgctgctgcttcttcttgTCGTCCACTGCTTATCGGGTGGCTTGTCGTTTTTTCTGCCGTTTCCGGAGAAGGATTCGCTGCATAGGGCCGGAGGGTCTCCGTGGGGTGTTGGACTTGTGCTTGTGTTCCTCTTGATCATGATCTCTTACCAGTCTTCTTTCCACGAACGATGGTTTCCCTTACTAAgtagatga